One uncultured Desulfuromusa sp. genomic window, TGGAATGGCGTGAACGTTTGCTATCAGAGGGGCAAGCATCTCTCCAACGTATCCGCAACAACGAAAATATCGGCGGGGATTTAATAGACCAAAGCGTCAAAGAAAATAACAAGGTCATGGATTTTATAGCCCGTAGCCGCACAGAAGTAACGATCCTTAAAATCAATGCCGCTCTCAAGCGTATACAGGATAATTCTTATGGCTACTGTCTGGAAACCGGTGAGGAAATAGGAATAGCGAGACTACTGGCCTACCCCATTGCGACCCTTTCAGTCGAAGCCCAGGAGTTTTTAGAAAAGCATCAGCGGGTTCAACAACACCGTGCTTCCAGCTGATGTTCACTGATCAAGCCCGTCATAGTCATAGTCATTCTCGTCCGCGGTCATTCATCGATACCGCAAAAGCTAACATTATTCTAACCTGATCCAAACAACCAACTCACCTTTGACCTGTTCTTATACATGATCAACCATTTTACCCAAAGGAGATATTTTATGAAAAAACTGTTAATGCTTGTTTTGATGCTGGGACTTTTTGTTTCAGGTTGCGCCACAACAGCAAAGAATGCGCAAACGACGTCACCCCAAAAAGTGATGTCCGGAGATGATGGTTTTACAATCTGGGCCTATGCTGATCGCCA contains:
- a CDS encoding TraR/DksA C4-type zinc finger protein, producing MLLKSDYYRPHREEIYMNPRQKDFFRTKLLEWRERLLSEGQASLQRIRNNENIGGDLIDQSVKENNKVMDFIARSRTEVTILKINAALKRIQDNSYGYCLETGEEIGIARLLAYPIATLSVEAQEFLEKHQRVQQHRASS